In Solanum pennellii chromosome 7, SPENNV200, the following are encoded in one genomic region:
- the LOC107024983 gene encoding uncharacterized protein LOC107024983, which yields MTDGEMKAVLFQMAQAITTLAETIMAQANREVASRENQHASIISRHLRDSMRMNHPMYFGSKVDEDPQEFLYKWKDNRALGDGLVTWEIFKKAFHDRFFPKEQREAKVEESRLRNSNRKAKRAKSFESGSSKSRLDVQDKPKFKKRGSNLKPQKGRNVDPPKERPFCGKCGNKHAGECLVKTNSLYGCGKGVHMVKACPNVRRQGKGNGQTQLGSPSSDAQKRNRFCALKAKGEKESSPDVVTGMIQVFSINVYALLDQGQG from the exons ATGACAGATGGTGAGATGAAGGCAGTCCTgttccaaatggcccaagccatcactaccCTAGCTGAAACCATCATGGCTCAAGCTAACAGAGAGGTTGCTTCTCGAGAGAACCAACATGCTAGTATTATATCTAGACATTTGAGAGACAGTATGAGGATGAATCATCCCATGTACTTTGGAtcaaaagttgatgaagacccaCAAGAATTCCTTTATAAG TGGAAGGATAATCGGGCTTTAGGAGATGGTCtcgtgacttgggagatcttcaaaaaggccTTTCATGACAGATTCTTTCCAAAGGAACAAAGAGAagctaag GTTGAGGAAAGCCGTCTAAGGAATAGTAATAGGAAAGCTAAGAGGGCAAAGTCgtttgaaagtggttcttctaagagtaggcttgatgTTCAAGATAAGcctaagtttaagaagag AGGTTCTAATCTTAAACCTCAAAaggggagaaatgttgatccaccaaAGGAGAGACCATtttgtggtaagtgtggtaatAAACATGCGGGTGAATGTCTTGTTAAGACTAATAGTTTGTATGGTTGTGGCAAGGGTGTCCATATGGTGAAAGCTTGTCCTAATGTGAGAAGACAAGGCAAGGGGAATGGTCAAACTCAACTAGGTAGTCCTAGTTCTGATGCTCAAAAGAGGAACCGTTTCTGTGCACTCAAGGCtaagggtgaaaaagaaagctCTCCCGACGTTGTGACGGGTATGATACAAGTTTTCTCTATTAATGTCTATGCATTGCTTGATCAAG gacaagggtag